Part of the Romeriopsis navalis LEGE 11480 genome is shown below.
GGGCGATTGCCGTGATTCAACCGCTGGAGTCAGAGATTCCGGCGACGATTCAAAAACAGACTTATCGCGGTAATACGCTCTCGACCTCGACCGTCGTGACGGATAAGTCGGCCTGGGAAAATATTTATATGGTCGAAGTGGTGCGCAGTTGTCCCGAGATGTGCCGCTTTTGTTTGGCCAGTTACTTGACGCTGCCCTTCCGGACGCCGGATTTAGCGGCATCGTTAATTCCCGCCATTGAACAAGGCTTGACCGTCACCGATCGCATTGGCCTCTTGGGGGCTTCGGTGACACAGCATCCGGAATTTGATGCGTTGCTGGATCACTTAAACCAACCGCAGTTTGATGATGTGCGTGTGAGTGTCGCTTCGGTGCGGACGAATACCGTGACCGAGAAGCTGGCTCAAACGTTAGTGAAACACGATACAAAATCCATCACGATCGCCGTTGAAAGTGGGAGCGATCGTGTGCGTGAAGTGATCAACAAGAAGTTGCAAAATGATGAAATCACTAGTGCTGCGATTAATGCTAAAGCCGGTGGTTTGAGTAGTTTGAAACTCTATGGCATGGTTGGCATCCCGAGCGAAACGATGGAGGATGTGGAGCAAACGGCATTGATGCTGAAGTCGCTGAAAAAAACGGTGCCAGGTTTGCGTCTTACTTGGGGGTGTAGTACTTTTGTGCCGAAAGCACATACGCCGTTTCAGTGGTTTGGCATTAACCGTGATGCGGAGAAACGCCTGAAATTTTTGCAAAAGCAGTTGCGCCCTAAGGGCATTGAATTTCGGCCCGAAAGTTATAATTGGTCCGTGATTCAAACCCTGATTTCCCGTGGTGATCGACGGTTAGCGCCATTGCTCGAATTAGTCCGGAAATACGGCGATACGTTGGGCAGCTATCGACGGGCCTTTAAGGAATTGCGTGGAACGTTGCCGGGGTTAGATTTCTATGTCTATGCGGATTGGTCGCAGGATCAAGTTTTACCCTGGGACCATCTCCAAGGACCATTGCCCAAAGCAACATTGCAAAAGCATCTAGAAACGGCCCAAGCGAGTTTCTCTGTTTAGTGGGGGCGATGGATATTAGCGATGTGCTGCCCGCCGAATAGCCGCATCATCGAATGGAGAATGAAATTTTGGATGTTCTGATTACAGCGGTATTGCCGATCGCCCTTGTGGCATTAGTTGGATTTTGCGTTGGGCGGACGTCGGATTTGGATATGAAGACCCTATCGCGGGTGGTGATCTATGCATTGCTACCGGCGTTGGTGTTTACGAGTTTGGCCTCGATGACATTATCGTTAAGTGTCGCGTTATCGATCGTTGCCACATTTTTGCTCCATATGACTGTGCTATACCTGCTGGTGTTAGCTATCAGTCGGGGATTGCAGTTGTCGGTGGACGCGCATAAGAGTTTGCTCGCAACGACGCTGTTTGCGAATGTGGGCAATATGGGGTTGCCGTTTGTGTTGTTTTCCCTGGGGCCAGTGGGATTGGAGCGGGCGGTGGTGTATTTGGTTTGCTGGAGTCTGATGATTGCCAGTGTGTTTCCGATTATGCTTAAAGGGACAGGGATTCAGGCGGGGTTGCAGTTGACCTTGCGGCTGCCGGTATTTTGGGCGGCGATGGCCGGATTGGGTTTGCAGCTTTGGGGCGGAGATTTGCCGCAGGCACTCGATCGTGGGAGTCAGTTATTGGCTGGCGGGGCAATTCCGATCGCGCTGTTGACCTTGGGGATTCAGCTTTCGAAGACGCAGTTTGTGTTTGGTCGGTATGAATTCTTTGGAGCGGTGCTGCGACTGGTTGTGTCGCCGTTGTTGGCGTTGGGGATTGGCCGGGGACTAGGCTTAAGCGGCTTGGATTTGCAGGTGTTGGTGTTGCAGTCGGCAATGCCGGTGGCGGTGAATTCGTTGATTTGGGTGACGGAGTTGGGGGGCGATACGGTGCGGGTGGCTCGGACGATCGTCCTTTCAACCTTGTTGAGCTTGGGCACGCTACCGGGGATTTTGTGGCTGATGACGCGATGAAGCCCAGCGTCTTTTGGCGATTTGTCGATCGGTTTAATTCATGGCCAGCCGTTGGATCAGCGTGTCTACCTGAACTGACGATAGAACAATCTGGCCAGAATCGCACATCATCACGGTACGGGTTCGACGGCCATAGGTTGCATCAATCAGTCCGCCGCGCGCCCGCGCTTCCACGATAATCCGCTTAACTGGGGCCGATTCAGCGCTGATCACGCTTCTAATCCGCTGTGATGCGACAACATTACCAAAGCCGATATTGATGAGTTGAAAATCCATGATTGCTTCTCTGATGGGACAAGGTAAAGCGGTTTAGGTCCTACTCGCCTGTGACCTCGAAGTCATCTTCGCGCAGTTTGGCGGTGCCATCGGGTTGTAGTACCCATAATTCTTGATGAATCAGGCCACTGGCTTGGTTCATTTTCCAATTCGCACTCAAGACAGCCGAATTTGCATCAATTACCGCGATCGTTTGATCCAGATACTCGACGGCCGCAAAGCCATCGTTCATGATTTTCTGCCAAAATTCGGCAATTTCGGCGGTGCCGGTGAATGTCCCAAACGGTCGGGCGTGCATCACCGCATCGGCTTCGTATTGGGCCGCACAGCCATTGGCGTCACCGCAGTTAAAGGCCGCTTTCCAGATGGCACTGCCTTGGAGCACGGCGCTGACAACGAGATCTTTCTGGGCTGGACTGACCATAAGTTACCTTGAATCACAATTTTGAAGTTGTCATTCGCAATCATAAGTCGAGGATTAGAATAGAAAAAGTAGGTAATCAAGAAAGGTTTGTTCTAAAAAAATGAACAATATGATGAACTATCTGCGTCATATGGTGATTTTTGCCCGGGTTGTGGAATGTGGTTCGATTAGTGCGACGGCGATCGCGCTTGATTTGTCGAAGTCTGTGGTGAGTCAGCATTTAAAGTCACTGGAGCAGGAATTGGGTGTGATTTTGCTCAATCGCACGACGCGGCGCCAGGTCTTGACGCCAGCGGGACGTGATTTTTATGAGCAATGTTTGCGATTGAATAGCATTACGCAGCAAGCCTGGGATGCGGCGCGGGAAACGCAGCAGTTGCCGATGGGTTTGGTGAGTATTAGTGTGCCCCATGCGTTGATTGGGCCGATCGTGGCGCCGGCGATCGGGGCGCTGACGGCGCAGTACGAGAGGATTACACCGACAATTTTGGCAAATGATCAGCGGATTAACCTGATTGAGGAAAATATTGATTTAGCGATTCGGGTCGGTGAAACGGGTGTGAGTGGCGATCGGCAAGTGCGGCTGGGGCAATTTCGCGATGTCTTGTGCGCGAGTCCACAGTACATCGCACAACATCAGCTCACGTCAGCGGTGTTGATTGATTCTCCGGAGCGTTGTTTGCAGTGTGACTATATCGCTAACGATTGGCAGGGGACGCAGATTACCCATCACGCCTGGCATAAAACGACGCGGCAACTGATCACGCTGGAGTTTGTGGGCAATCGGTTTGTTGACTCGTTGCCAACGGTGTTAGCGATGGCGAAGGCGGGGGCCGGATTGGCACTCATCCCGGATTTTGTCTTTAATATGTGTCAGCAGCAGCGAACGTTAGCCAATGTGCTACCGGAATATGAATTTGTGCGATTGCCTGTGCATGCGCGGCATGCGTTTGGTAAACAACCGCCTACGGTTGTGCGACTCTGCATTGAGGCAATTAAACAGCAGATCGATGGGTTTTCGGATGGCGCGGATGCCGACTAAATTGGCGGCGCATAAGCTGTGGGTGTGAGTTGTAGGTTGGGATATCGCTGTTGTCGAGTTGACTATCATTCATTGTGAACAAACAATTTGGGTTTCTGAGCCAGCGTCAAATCGTTGCCCTTGTCGGGAGTGTGCTTTTGACGGGGTCATATATCATTTTGCGACTGCCATTGCCGGAAGTGCTGTCTGTGCCCCAATTTTTTGTGGGTCTGGCGTTGCATATCCCGGCCACGATCGTGGCAATTCCACTTTTGTTAATTCTCGATGCGGCTGCGCCGTCCGGTTCGATTATTGAGTTTGGCACTTTTTGGATTACGGTAAAGCAGTGGTGGGTTTGGCCGTTGCTATTGACCTACTATTATCTGCTGATTTTTGTGCCGTTGAAATTATTCGCCTTGATGCTGAAGCAGCGCTGAATCTTGGGTTTATCACTGCGTTCGATCGATGATTCATCGCCTCAGTCATGTCGATGCTGTGGCTGATTCGGTTGCCGTGGGGTTGAGATGATTTGCTTAATGCCGATATCCTGCAAGAATTTTGCGGCAGATGCAAAGCGAGGCAGTAGGCTGGAGAATAGATTTTTCCGCAATTTATTTTATGAGTCCTTTTCCTTCTGTCACGCCGATCGTGCCCCCAAGTATCATCCTTGATCCAATGATCCAAGACTGGCTGCGGGAGGACATTGGCCGGGGCGATCGCGCAACTCAAGCACTCCTCGCGGGGGGACGGCGGGAAAGCCAAGCGACTTGGGTGGCAAAACAGGATGGTGTGATTGCGGGGATGCCGATCGCTGCGCGGGTATTTCAGTTGCTGGATGCCGATGTGAAGTTTGAGATTTTGGTAGCTGATGGAACGGCGGTTAAGGCCGGGACGACGATCGCTCAGCTCTCTGGCGGGTTTGACACCTTGCTGATGGGGGAGCGAGTTGCGTTGAACTTGGGGATGCGGCTGAGTGGAATTGCGACGGTGACACGGCAATATGTGGAGCAGATTGCCGACTTGCCGACACGGTTTGCGGACACGCGCAAAACGACACCGGGACTACGGTTAGTGGAGAAATATGCGTCCCAGGTAGGTGGTGCAGCGAATCATCGGATGGGCTTGGATGACTCCGCGATGATTAAGGAAAATCATATTGCGGCAGCGGGGGGCATTGAACAAGCGATCGCCCTAGTGCGGGCACATATTCCCTATCCCATGACGATTGAAGTGGAAACCGAAAACCTGGAGCAGGTGCGAGAAGCCTTTACCCACGGGGTGGATATTATCATGCTGGATAATATGGATTTGCCAACCATGGCTGAAGCCGTGCAAATGATTCGAGCACATAGCGATTGGATTCGTATCGAAGGTTCGGGCAACGTGAGCCTGGAAACGATTCGTGGCATTGCCGAAACCGGTGTGGATTATATTTCCAGTAGTGGGCCGATTACGCGATCGACCTGGTTAGATTTGAGTATGCG
Proteins encoded:
- a CDS encoding AEC family transporter, encoding MENEILDVLITAVLPIALVALVGFCVGRTSDLDMKTLSRVVIYALLPALVFTSLASMTLSLSVALSIVATFLLHMTVLYLLVLAISRGLQLSVDAHKSLLATTLFANVGNMGLPFVLFSLGPVGLERAVVYLVCWSLMIASVFPIMLKGTGIQAGLQLTLRLPVFWAAMAGLGLQLWGGDLPQALDRGSQLLAGGAIPIALLTLGIQLSKTQFVFGRYEFFGAVLRLVVSPLLALGIGRGLGLSGLDLQVLVLQSAMPVAVNSLIWVTELGGDTVRVARTIVLSTLLSLGTLPGILWLMTR
- a CDS encoding extracellular matrix/biofilm biosynthesis regulator RemA family protein — translated: MDFQLINIGFGNVVASQRIRSVISAESAPVKRIIVEARARGGLIDATYGRRTRTVMMCDSGQIVLSSVQVDTLIQRLAMN
- a CDS encoding LysR family transcriptional regulator codes for the protein MNNMMNYLRHMVIFARVVECGSISATAIALDLSKSVVSQHLKSLEQELGVILLNRTTRRQVLTPAGRDFYEQCLRLNSITQQAWDAARETQQLPMGLVSISVPHALIGPIVAPAIGALTAQYERITPTILANDQRINLIEENIDLAIRVGETGVSGDRQVRLGQFRDVLCASPQYIAQHQLTSAVLIDSPERCLQCDYIANDWQGTQITHHAWHKTTRQLITLEFVGNRFVDSLPTVLAMAKAGAGLALIPDFVFNMCQQQRTLANVLPEYEFVRLPVHARHAFGKQPPTVVRLCIEAIKQQIDGFSDGADAD
- the nadC gene encoding carboxylating nicotinate-nucleotide diphosphorylase, with product MSPFPSVTPIVPPSIILDPMIQDWLREDIGRGDRATQALLAGGRRESQATWVAKQDGVIAGMPIAARVFQLLDADVKFEILVADGTAVKAGTTIAQLSGGFDTLLMGERVALNLGMRLSGIATVTRQYVEQIADLPTRFADTRKTTPGLRLVEKYASQVGGAANHRMGLDDSAMIKENHIAAAGGIEQAIALVRAHIPYPMTIEVETENLEQVREAFTHGVDIIMLDNMDLPTMAEAVQMIRAHSDWIRIEGSGNVSLETIRGIAETGVDYISSSGPITRSTWLDLSMRFSA
- a CDS encoding B12-binding domain-containing radical SAM protein, which produces MSASPFHDERLLFTPLQPESDAIPLIFAFPNEYTIGITSLGYQVVWATFAQRLDVDVARLFTDIQEPLPQQAELLGFSVSWELDYVNILGMLESLDLPIWAKQRQDHHPLIFGGGPVLTANPEPFAEFFDVILLGDGELLLGEFIDAYKAVRGADRQTQLRHLAQVPGIYIPSLYAVTYQDAAGAIAVIQPLESEIPATIQKQTYRGNTLSTSTVVTDKSAWENIYMVEVVRSCPEMCRFCLASYLTLPFRTPDLAASLIPAIEQGLTVTDRIGLLGASVTQHPEFDALLDHLNQPQFDDVRVSVASVRTNTVTEKLAQTLVKHDTKSITIAVESGSDRVREVINKKLQNDEITSAAINAKAGGLSSLKLYGMVGIPSETMEDVEQTALMLKSLKKTVPGLRLTWGCSTFVPKAHTPFQWFGINRDAEKRLKFLQKQLRPKGIEFRPESYNWSVIQTLISRGDRRLAPLLELVRKYGDTLGSYRRAFKELRGTLPGLDFYVYADWSQDQVLPWDHLQGPLPKATLQKHLETAQASFSV
- a CDS encoding nuclear transport factor 2 family protein; amino-acid sequence: MVSPAQKDLVVSAVLQGSAIWKAAFNCGDANGCAAQYEADAVMHARPFGTFTGTAEIAEFWQKIMNDGFAAVEYLDQTIAVIDANSAVLSANWKMNQASGLIHQELWVLQPDGTAKLREDDFEVTGE